Proteins encoded by one window of Falsibacillus albus:
- a CDS encoding ABC transporter ATP-binding protein has translation MTTKETVLTVENLKTSFFTDDGEIPAVDGVDFHVKEGEILGIVGESGCGKSVTSLSIMGLVPKPPGKIVDGKILFQNEDLTKASERRMRQIRGNDIAMIFQEPMTSLNPVFTIGNQLMEAIRIHNKWSKAKARERAVEMMKLVGLPRSEELMDEYPHQLSGGMRQRVMIAMAMVCDPKLLIADEPTTALDVTIQAQILKLMRDLNKDLNTAIIMITHDLGVVAEVCDRIIVMYSGKVVEEGDVQTIFKNPQHPYTKGLIQSVPDMRKKQQRLYSIPGNVPKPGAVKEGCRFAARCEFAFDRCWSENPELYKTDDYHQTRCFLHDSKVGVGV, from the coding sequence GTGACCACTAAGGAAACGGTACTAACGGTGGAGAATTTAAAAACATCCTTCTTTACAGATGACGGGGAAATCCCGGCTGTAGACGGAGTTGACTTTCATGTGAAAGAAGGAGAAATCCTTGGCATCGTTGGTGAATCAGGATGCGGGAAAAGTGTAACGTCCCTGTCGATCATGGGGCTGGTACCGAAACCGCCTGGGAAAATAGTCGATGGGAAAATCCTATTTCAAAATGAGGATTTAACAAAAGCATCGGAACGAAGAATGAGGCAGATCCGTGGAAATGACATCGCGATGATCTTCCAGGAGCCGATGACTTCCCTCAATCCTGTTTTCACGATTGGGAATCAATTAATGGAAGCAATCAGAATACATAACAAGTGGTCGAAAGCAAAAGCGCGTGAACGTGCAGTTGAGATGATGAAGCTGGTCGGTCTGCCGCGTTCGGAAGAATTGATGGACGAGTATCCTCATCAGCTATCCGGTGGAATGAGGCAGCGCGTCATGATTGCGATGGCAATGGTATGTGATCCAAAGCTGCTTATCGCGGATGAACCGACAACGGCTCTCGATGTGACCATCCAGGCACAGATATTAAAACTGATGCGAGATCTGAACAAGGACCTGAACACCGCGATCATCATGATCACACATGACCTTGGCGTCGTTGCAGAGGTCTGCGACCGGATCATCGTCATGTATTCCGGAAAGGTCGTCGAAGAAGGGGATGTCCAAACGATTTTCAAAAATCCTCAGCATCCATACACAAAAGGACTGATCCAATCAGTTCCGGATATGAGGAAAAAGCAGCAGCGCCTATATTCGATACCTGGCAATGTGCCAAAGCCCGGCGCCGTCAAGGAAGGCTGTCGATTTGCGGCAAGGTGTGAGTTTGCATTTGACCGCTGCTGGAGCGAAAATCCAGAGCTTTACAAAACGGACGACTATCATCAAACGCGTTGTTTCTTGCACGATAGCAAAGTAGGTGTTGGCGTATGA
- a CDS encoding ABC transporter ATP-binding protein: MDSIKRYMRFVKPYRLQIIGTLFIGIIKFVIPLLIPILIKYVIDDIVGSHSMPKDEKTTKLFMVMGAMVVIFLVLRPPVEYYRQYFAQWTGNKILYDIRDRLFTHIQKLSFKYYANTRAGEVISRVINDVEQTKNFVITGLMNLWLDAATIIIAVGIMMTMNVTLTIVSLIVFPFYALSVRYFFGNLRKLTRARSQALAEVQGYLHERVQGMAVIKSFAIEDYEQTQFDQQNQNFLQKALNHTNWNAKAFAVVNTITDVAPLLVIGYSGYQVIQGDLTLGTMVAFIAYIDRLYNPLRRIVNSSTTLTQSIASMDRVFELLDEKYDIDDEPDAIECKDVKGNIHFDQISFSYDDDEGNVLEDIDLNIMPGETIALVGMSGGGKSSLVSLIPRFYDVTAGRIVLDGTDIRKFQVRSLRDKIGMVLQDNILFSESVKTNIKLGKPDATDEEVETAARAANAHDFIMSLPKGYDTKVGERGVKLSGGQKQRVAIARVFLKNPPLLVLDEATSALDLESEHLIQEALEKLAKDRTTFIVAHRLSTITHADRIVLIEHGRISEIGSHAELMRAEGNYYRLFQVQQLDS, encoded by the coding sequence ATGGACAGCATCAAAAGGTACATGCGGTTCGTAAAGCCATATCGACTGCAAATTATTGGGACATTGTTCATCGGCATCATAAAATTCGTCATCCCACTGCTGATCCCGATTTTGATTAAATATGTGATTGATGATATTGTCGGAAGCCACTCGATGCCGAAGGATGAGAAAACGACCAAACTATTCATGGTGATGGGCGCGATGGTCGTCATCTTCCTGGTACTCAGGCCGCCCGTCGAATATTATAGACAATATTTTGCCCAGTGGACCGGAAATAAGATTTTATATGATATACGTGACAGATTATTTACCCATATCCAGAAACTAAGCTTCAAATATTATGCCAATACAAGAGCGGGGGAAGTCATCTCAAGGGTCATCAATGACGTCGAACAGACGAAGAATTTTGTCATTACCGGCCTGATGAATCTATGGCTGGATGCGGCGACGATCATCATTGCTGTGGGCATCATGATGACGATGAATGTGACGCTGACGATCGTCTCCTTGATTGTATTCCCGTTTTACGCTTTATCGGTACGATATTTCTTCGGAAATTTAAGGAAGCTCACACGTGCACGGTCACAGGCGCTTGCAGAAGTGCAGGGCTATTTGCATGAACGGGTCCAAGGGATGGCGGTGATCAAAAGCTTTGCCATTGAAGACTATGAACAAACCCAGTTCGATCAGCAGAACCAGAATTTCCTGCAAAAGGCTTTGAATCACACGAATTGGAATGCGAAGGCATTTGCCGTCGTCAATACGATTACCGACGTCGCGCCGCTTCTTGTGATCGGCTATTCGGGCTACCAGGTCATCCAGGGGGACCTGACACTGGGAACGATGGTCGCATTCATTGCGTATATCGACCGGTTGTATAACCCTCTTCGCAGGATTGTCAATTCTTCAACTACGCTTACTCAATCGATTGCATCGATGGACCGTGTATTTGAACTGCTTGATGAAAAATATGATATTGACGATGAACCAGATGCGATTGAATGCAAGGATGTCAAAGGAAACATTCATTTCGATCAGATCAGCTTTTCCTATGATGACGATGAAGGGAACGTACTGGAGGATATCGATCTAAATATCATGCCGGGTGAAACGATTGCATTAGTCGGGATGAGCGGCGGGGGAAAATCGTCTCTAGTCAGCCTGATTCCGCGCTTCTACGATGTAACGGCCGGGAGAATCGTGCTGGATGGCACCGATATACGGAAATTCCAGGTTAGGAGCCTGCGCGATAAGATCGGGATGGTGCTCCAGGACAATATTTTATTCAGCGAATCGGTCAAAACAAATATCAAATTAGGGAAGCCCGATGCAACAGATGAAGAAGTGGAAACGGCTGCAAGGGCCGCAAATGCACATGATTTCATCATGAGCCTCCCAAAAGGATACGACACAAAAGTCGGCGAAAGAGGGGTCAAGCTTTCAGGCGGCCAAAAGCAGCGGGTTGCCATTGCCAGGGTCTTTTTGAAGAATCCGCCTTTGCTCGTCCTTGATGAAGCAACCTCTGCCCTCGATCTTGAAAGCGAACATTTGATTCAAGAAGCGCTTGAAAAGCTTGCCAAGGATCGCACAACCTTTATCGTGGCCCACCGCCTTTCAACGATCACCCATGCCGACCGGATCGTCCTGATCGAGCATGGAAGAATTTCAGAAATCGGCTCCCACGCCGAATTAATGCGGGCAGAAGGGAATTATTATCGCCTATTCCAAGTACAGCAGCTGGATAGCTGA
- the ntdP gene encoding nucleoside tri-diphosphate phosphatase: MAVPVEGEGIQIHSYKHDGKLHRVWDETMVLKGTKNLVIGGNDRTIVTESDGRTWVTREPAICYFHGEHWFNIIGMIREDGIYYYCNLSSPFVYDKEALKYIDYDLDIKVFPDMTFNLLDEDEYEQHRKQMGYPNVIDEILKRNVDKLVRWIRQRKGPFAPDFIDIWYERYLTYRR, from the coding sequence ATGGCGGTTCCGGTTGAAGGTGAAGGAATTCAAATCCACAGTTATAAACATGATGGAAAGTTACATAGAGTTTGGGATGAAACAATGGTGTTGAAAGGTACGAAAAATCTAGTCATCGGTGGGAATGATCGAACGATCGTGACGGAATCCGATGGACGGACATGGGTGACGCGCGAGCCTGCGATCTGCTACTTCCACGGTGAGCACTGGTTCAATATCATCGGGATGATTCGTGAAGATGGGATATACTATTACTGTAATCTCAGCTCACCGTTTGTTTATGATAAAGAAGCATTGAAATATATCGACTACGATTTAGATATTAAAGTATTCCCGGATATGACTTTCAATCTTCTCGATGAAGATGAATATGAACAGCATCGAAAGCAAATGGGCTATCCAAATGTCATCGATGAAATCCTAAAGCGGAATGTAGACAAACTTGTGCGCTGGATCAGACAGAGAAAAGGGCCGTTTGCGCCGGATTTTATTGATATATGGTATGAAAGATACTTAACATATCGTCGTTGA
- a CDS encoding YgaB family protein codes for MSQFNKLVSDQLETMERLLYLQAEIERCQELEMELIQLQEEARLENIKEEIAQMKKELHKIQKTFEAQTDEVIRSYQEMKMFA; via the coding sequence ATGTCTCAATTCAACAAATTGGTTTCGGATCAATTGGAAACGATGGAACGTCTCTTGTATTTGCAGGCTGAAATTGAACGTTGTCAGGAATTGGAGATGGAACTGATTCAGCTGCAGGAGGAAGCAAGACTGGAAAATATAAAGGAAGAGATCGCCCAGATGAAAAAAGAACTTCATAAAATCCAAAAAACCTTTGAAGCTCAGACGGATGAAGTGATCAGGTCATATCAAGAAATGAAAATGTTTGCGTAA
- a CDS encoding gamma-type small acid-soluble spore protein — protein sequence MAKQPNKTQAGTSVQHVKQQNAQAGQQAGAAQQYGTEFASETNAQQVKQQNQQSEAKKNQASGNQAQQ from the coding sequence ATGGCAAAACAACCAAACAAAACTCAAGCTGGTACAAGCGTTCAACACGTGAAACAACAAAACGCTCAAGCTGGTCAACAAGCTGGTGCAGCTCAACAATACGGTACTGAGTTCGCATCTGAAACGAACGCTCAACAAGTTAAACAACAAAACCAACAATCTGAAGCTAAGAAAAACCAAGCTTCAGGAAACCAGGCTCAACAATAA
- the fabL gene encoding enoyl-[acyl-carrier-protein] reductase FabL: MTNKVALVTGSSRGVGKAIALELAKQGYDIVVNYARSKKAAMETAEEIEKLGQKALIIRANVGDVEKIRTMFATIKDEFGRLDVFISNAASGVLRPVMELEESHWDWTMNINSKALLFCAQEAAKLMDKGGKIVSISSLGSIRYLENYTTVGVSKAAVEALTRYLSVELAPKGIVVNAVSGGAIDTDALTHFPNREQLLQDAREKTPAGRMVEIEDLVKTVKFLVSDDAFMIRGQTIIVDGGRSLLV, from the coding sequence ATGACAAATAAAGTTGCATTGGTCACTGGGAGCAGCCGCGGGGTCGGAAAAGCGATCGCCCTGGAGCTTGCCAAGCAAGGCTATGATATCGTTGTAAACTATGCCCGCAGCAAAAAAGCGGCGATGGAAACAGCAGAGGAAATAGAAAAGCTAGGACAAAAAGCATTGATCATCCGTGCGAATGTCGGGGATGTTGAAAAAATCCGTACGATGTTTGCCACGATTAAAGACGAATTTGGACGCCTAGATGTGTTCATCAGTAATGCGGCATCCGGTGTACTGCGCCCGGTAATGGAATTGGAAGAGTCCCACTGGGATTGGACCATGAACATTAACAGCAAAGCGCTTTTATTCTGTGCGCAGGAAGCAGCAAAGTTGATGGACAAAGGCGGCAAAATCGTCAGCATCAGTTCGCTTGGATCCATCCGCTATCTTGAAAATTATACGACAGTCGGTGTATCAAAAGCTGCGGTAGAAGCTCTGACACGCTACTTGTCCGTGGAGCTTGCGCCAAAAGGCATCGTTGTCAATGCCGTTTCCGGCGGTGCAATCGATACAGATGCACTGACGCATTTCCCTAACCGTGAACAGCTGCTTCAGGATGCAAGGGAAAAAACGCCTGCAGGACGAATGGTCGAAATAGAGGACCTCGTAAAAACAGTGAAATTCCTCGTGTCCGACGATGCCTTCATGATCCGTGGCCAAACGATTATCGTCGATGGTGGGCGTTCACTCCTCGTATAA